cgtttccctctgtttctcttccatatttatttttactaatggattttgaaattcgGAGTCTTGGTAGGATACTGTTAattctcggctcacgcttaaagaacgaggtatacatTCACGTTTCCCAGTGTTTATCCTCGGTGTTTATtgtcactgattgcttttgaaattcggtgtattggcagagtactgttggttctcggctcacgcttaaaggaGAACGAAAGGTAAAAACGGATGTTTTGAAATCTACTTGAAATCATAGCACAAAGTTTGTTTTAAACATAGCTTTAATTATTTCTTCCTTAGCCGCCATTTCCCGGGTGTTTTATGTGCAAAAAAGATCTCCAAACAACGGGTATGGGCGTCCACTATCTTGACCGCCATCTTGAAGGCTTGGGTGCTGAGCGTGACGTCATTGTGCTCACCACCAACCCgcaaaattatgaaattatatttttccGAGACGGTTGACTGCGTTTTTGTTGGTTGTTCCCATCGATCTCCGAGAGACACAAAGAAAGGAATAACTTTTCATAGATTTCCACTGAAAGACCATAGGCGGCTAAGCACAGGGGTGGCGAatataaaaaagagaaaatatgccACCACTGAAGAATGCTATTATTTATTCGGCTCATTTTGAGCTCTCGTGTTTCGAGGTGGATTTTCGAGAGAAGCTCATGCCTGGAAGTTATGGAAGAAGTCGTTCTTTGAGGGCTAATGCGATACCTACCATTTTCTCTCATACCAAAAGTGCAAACGAGAGACCTGCCAGTGATCGCCGAAAACGTAAAGCTTGTCATGAAGAGGTAAGTGCTGATCAGAAAGAATCCGATTTTATCAAGCGCGAAATAAAATACCACCTAAATTGAACAGATGCTGTCTTCATTGCTTTCATTTGTGTACAATATTATAGGCTCTTAACCAAATCTTGGATAGCAACAATGCGAATACCCAAGTTCTATGTACACCTGTAGACAAAGAATCCGTGACGTCTGAGAAAGCTGTTGCCAGTACGTCAAGTTCAATACAGACACGAGGAAAAGTGCaagtgaagaaaaggaaaattgatcaaacgaAGTGTTGTTAATAGTTATACccaaactgaaataattttggAAGATCAAGCATGTCACACGGATTTGCCGTATTACCCAAATTCCCCTCAGACAATGAGATCTTTTTTGACCTTCGCCACGCGGTTGCAAATGACCACGGCTATACTTCCTCTTACGGCAATCCTATTCCTTCCTCTAATGATTCTGTTCCCGacaatttaaataatatttcccTAAGCAAAAACTACCAAAAGAGGTTACAATTTACCGGAATTGAAGCGAAGTACACCGACCTCAATGAAGAGCAAAGCGATGACGAAACCTTGTCAGAAATTTCAGACTGCGAggaattttatttaactgaCACAGAAAGCGATTTTAGTGAGGATAGTTCTGACCTTGAGGAGATCGCATATACAGATATGACCGAAAAAAAGTTCCTGCCAAGGAGCAAACGGAGGAGTCAACAAACTGGCTTAAGGCTAACTGTGGCGAACTACACGAAGAGAAAAAGTTTATTGTCTTCGAAAGTAAGTTGAAAGAACTCTTTTCGTCAAGTGTCTGCTCTCCCAACTGTGGGCGGAAAGTAAAAAACATGACGCTGACGACTAAAGGGTCCGTAGCGACTATTGCAAACCTTGGATGTTGTCAGAAGCCGATGCGTTGGCAATCCCAACCCTTTGTTAATTCAATGGCCGCGGGAAATTTACTTCTCAGTGCCGGAATCTTGTTCACAGGAAATGATTACAATAACATTGCCAGTGTCGCAAAAGCAACTAATATGCATTTTTTTAGTGAAAGAAACTTTAACGACACGCAGAAAAAGTACCTGTTCCCTACCGTCAACAAAAACTTTGTTGAACATCAAGCAGAAGTTCAAAACACAGTTCAAAACACAGAGGTTGTTGCTCGGAGGTGATGCACGTTGTGACAGCCCGGGCCACTCGGCAAAGTACGGGACCTACAGTATCGTGGACACAGAGTCATCCAAGGTCCTGGATTTCTATTTGCTTCAAGTAACAGAAGTAAAGAACCCTAACGCGATGGAACTGGAGGGTTTAAAGCGTCGCCTCGATCATTTGGAAGgggaaaatgtgaaaattgcCAAACTAGGTACTGATAGGCACGCACAGGTGAGAGCACACATGAAAAAGGAGAGGCCAAATATCAAGCACAATTTTGATGTTTGGCACGTTGCAAAATCaatccaaaaaaaaactgagCGAAAAGGTCCAGACAGTGGCATGTGCAGCTCTCAAACCATGGATTCATGCCATCATAATTCACCTTTGGTGGTGTGCCAAGTCCTCCCAGGGTAATGGTCACAACTGTGTTGAACGCTGGAAATCAATAGTTTTCCACACAGCCAACATACACCACTGGGATGATTGTAAGCATTTCCACCAATGTGCCCATCCACCCATCCCAAGAGAAATTGAGCGACGAAAGGGATGGCTTAAAGTTGGTAGCCCTGCCCACGATGCCCTCAAAGAAGTTGCATGGAACAAATTGCTCTTAAAGGATGTGGCAATGCTCGCAGAGTTCATCCACACTGGCATCTTGGAGATGTATCACGGTCTGATGGCAAAAAAGTACTGCCAGAAAGTTCACCATTACTCCTACCATGGCATGAGAGCGCGCACTCAACTTGTTATCCTTAACCACAATCATAATGTGGTTCGTGACCAAGCCCAGACAAAGGAAGGCacaatgaaattcaaatttgtGTCTCCCAAAGGAAGTCGGGGATGGGTGGCAAAGCCCCAATGTGAAGCCAAGTCTTACCAGTTTCTACATAACCTTATGGCTGATTTACTTACCTTTAAAAGAGGTTTAATTAAGGTATCTCCCCTACCCCCAAAACCGCCAGCACTTAACATTGCTCCTACAAAGAAAATGTTAATTGAGGGGCACAGATCTCGGTTTCGAACTCATTAGTATCTACAAACAAAAcatattttattgctatttccAAACAAGCTCTTTTATCCAGGACAAGTCAACCTCTGAGTAGCTTTCATCAGGGGTGCGAAAGCCAGTATAATTACCTTGTGAATCAGGAAAGGCTGCTCTAATTTCTTTCACAACGCATGCCGGTATTACTCCCCTGACATATTTTCCCAGTCTGTCATGAACCCACCAAGTAAACTGGCAATATGCCGCATAACGATAATTTCTGAAGCACGAAAATGTAAATCATGCTGCATATTTCGTGACAGGTTGCCGTACGCAAGGAATCACATCACTGTTGGTATGTGCGTATGTCTGTCAGTGAAATTATGAAATTCTACCGAAAAGAATGGCGAGTAAGCCAGGTAACAGAAAGGTTTGGGCAAACACTTGGAATACTACGTCCTTTCTCATTCTAGGATAGCTCAACATTGTACAGCATGAATCGATGCAAGTTCTTCTTAAAATAAACACTGTAAGGTCAGAACATGAAAAGGTTTGAAACCTACGTTTAATTAAAGAGTAGTATTATTCTTCTGTATCAGAATATAAAAGTGTGAAAATATAGTAAGGATGCGAATAGTCCGGCTATGATGGCCGTTCGAGTACGTAGCAAATCGCTGTTCACACAAAACTACGCTTTTTCTATAGGCGACAACCGAGGACACTGATCAGAAGAAGCACTTACATATTATTCGTTTCACGAGGTGCTCTTCTCCCACGAGCCTGGCTCAAGCCGATAATGGCCGTCTCCAGCACTTCCCTTCGCAAACAAACAGTATTGAAACTGGAGTGTTGAGTAATGCATTGTAATGCGGCATTTCGGTCGTCCTCCGTAATACCCTCCGCGGATATAGATACTTTAGATGCGGATATTTAGACAACCACTCAGAATATTGAGAAAGCCCGACACAtttttgttgattgatgccttgtgaacAAAACTATGCAGTCACTTTGCTTGCACTTAGGAATCAGACAGCcaataaattcaatagaagaaccctTGGTCGTTCCACACCTTACCGGCTCCTGACACTTCCGGAAAGAAAACATcgctaaaattgtatttttctcGTAAAGTATATTTATTGAGCTTTACTATGACATATAGTTTGTTAGGATTTCATTTAAACTGAAGCgcgtgcgattttttttttacgaaggTCACCTGCGAAAGTGGGAAGTAACTTTAAATAACGAGGAATTTTGTAACGGGCCaacttttaaaggaaaaaaatggaaaaaaaaaacaaacaatgagCATCTGTGACTAGACATCTACATGTTCCACCACTCAGCAAAGAGTGCCTTTATACTTAATTCACCAATCCCGTCCAGGGCTGTTCAGGGCCCCcggagaaacaaacaaacaaacaactcgATAGATTAAGAATCCAACAGGCAGCCCAGTTGGTCCTATATGATGGCAACCGAGGAGTTGAACGAGGGAGTAACTGGAACAAACTCAGTTAAAATATTACGTTAGAGTTAAATGATGCGTGACTCGAAATCGGGAACACAAGATTTCGAGCTCAAACCACTCGGCCACTTCGTCTTAGATTTACACATACTCATGATCATGTACTCTTAGAACTAGTGTGATACTGCAGCCAAGCCGTGCAAGAGGAGTACCCCCACCAGCGATGTGCTCTTTACGAACATAGTATGGGTGCTCAAACAATAATGTGCTAGGGAGGAAAACAGCTGGCTTTTGCAAAACTCTTTGATTTCCTACGGCGAAGCTGATTCTCCAGGATGTAACCTAAAACAAAAATCATTAATCATGGAAAAAGTAGTATGTTGTAATGGTATTTAAAAATCCAAATACTCACTTGCCCCTTCTCGATTTCGTTAATAATTtacgaagagaaaacaaaagactaTCATGAAATTAGGTGAACTTTTGCACTATTGTCTTTCATAAATTCGCACCTTGACTGAGCCAATTAACGTTATATTGCGATGCATCTGTTTCGAGCGTCGATGGCTCGCTTTATGTCCTTCCTATATGTATCACAAGAGAACAAAATAgcactgaattttgaaatatgtgGTTCTGGAAGAGCGCATGCGGAATATTCAAATATACAATGTTAGGGGACACAATGCAATTACCACATGGgagaaataactggaacagaTTTGTATAAATATAGAAATTGATCTTAGTATAGGATGTGAACAGAGCTAATGGATagtggatatatatatatatatatatatataatatatatatttatataaagtgtagaacttgatattcgtaaaacagtgcccagtacatagaagtagagcgaactatatatgggagaaaaaaaaacaaataaacgacaagcctgtttcgtggtcgcccactcatcaggtgagtgagatatatatatatatatatatatggatgtgtgtgtgtatatacatatttttttttctattattgtcatttttttgcttttcatttcttttggtttctttgtttttctgagTCAATTAGTCACTGAAACCGGCTCGTTTGCTCTTATCTCCCTTCTcgtttttttaaaaacaactgCCCCTTTATGCAATTCAGCAGAGCACGTTGTTTTAAACTTTGGTCTGCTCCTTCCTGTTTTCAAGCAATTCGCAGGCCACTTCGTTTTAACGCACGCATATTAAGCTTCAGTATATATCATGTTTTTATAATATAGATAAGCTTGCGAAGTGTACCTCAACTATAAATCGACAGATTAGAATGGTCACCATTCACTGATCTTAAATACTGCATTACATAACTCTTTATCTAAAAGCAGGAAATGTCGAATAAACCTTAAAACAGCtcacttaaaaagaaaaagtgaaacaacaacaaccaaaatAAGCCACTAAACAAAAACTACGACATTAAAAATCATATTCCGCCAGCTACCTCTACGGAGACACTTCATTGTTCTCACAGCATGCCTCAGTTGAATAGTTTTGCTGGTTGAGATGAACTCTTTCAGTGTCAATTCAAGTTATGGTTCATTGTTTTCGTTTTACGTTTATTCGCTTTTTATATTTATCCCAGGTTCCATTATCATTACGAATAGCGTCACTTGTCACGATGTGATTTACATTCCCTTTGAAGCCCCTCAAGCTAACACCCAACGAGGCCCACCAGATGACATGACAGACGGTGCACCGGACAGACTAGCACTGTTCTGTAAAAAGTGAATTGGATCTCACCGAGTTTACAGAGAATGGAAAGTGAGTAGTCCCCGTTGGTACAGTTAGTTTCAGTTCTCCGGTGAGTGTTGATCCAAGGTTCAAACCCATGACACCGCACGTTACTTCAGTGATTTCATCTAATCTAACCAGGTCATCTGGTCGACCGCGAAGCTCACATTCATTTCACTGGATTTAATTGCGGGTACTTTTTGTGGATCCTTTGATTGGCATTTCAGACCATCTCGTTTAGAGGGAAAACCAGAGCAGCCTGTGGCTGTGATCTAcattgcaaaaaagaaaacagagctCTTCTGAACTCTGGCATTCTAAATGTataaagaactggattgacaagagagtttgaATAAAATAGAAAGAGGAAAGAATAGTTTAACCAGTAATATGTTCTACGGGAAATCATTGTTGAAGTAAACAATGCACGTTCACGAATCATGAGAATGGTCACTGGCAGCGTCAGCACTAAGGATACAACCGTCACAATGAAGAGcgtcttggtcagttttctttctctactggttgcaccatggtgatgaggttgagttccacagacaatttttatagccaCAGACGAGTAAGAGACAACGATAATTAAattgcaaaacaagaaaaaggaaaagtatGAGGTGTAAAATATGCGAAGTGGTTCAGGATTTTGAGGTTGTAAGGTAATTATTAAGGCTAAGCTAGTTGCAAGGAgcccagctgtaatccaaataacagcaacaacgaatccgaagattttctttttgatgaagGGATGCtgaaatggacgaaacgttgcgtgcgtcCGTTCCAAGGAAATAGCCCCTAGGTTAATTAAAGATGCTGTAAAAAAGAACCACAATATAAAATGTGTAGAAATGAAAGACGTCAAGCTGAGACGATTGTCAGTCCAAATGCTACAATCTCTTCCCAAAAACCAAAACTCAATGATCGCGGAGCCTGCAACAAACAAatcagcaactgcttggttgatcaccaggtacatgctgcgtTTTCGAAGACTacgctctttcaggtaaacgatgattgtaagggcattgAAGGTCACTATAACAAGAGCCTCCATGCCAATCACCGTTAGCCAAGCGATGCACTCAGATGCAGAAAACCACCTGGAAAATGGAGTTGTGTGGTTTTGCTGAGAGTTATTAGCCATCTGCGAAAAAAAGTGGAGGAATGGCGACTTAGCCGTTATGATAAAGTAAAATGTACTACAGTTGAATTGCATCAACAAATAGGTGacatctatttttttttaaattaaatatcCATATTAAAAACATTACACCTCTccagttggtcaaaaaagcACCGGTTGGGATCAAAAGTTAAAGAATGAGGTTGAAATTAAAGTCATGTAAGAAATCGAGTACTGAACAGAGTCTAGTTATCCTAACTCCTCTCTTCTTGGTCAAATCAAAGACAGACGTGACATTGACTTGTTGCAAAACATCTCTCTTTaccagcaaaaagaaaaaaaatgagtggTATGATACAGCAACAATATGCATAGGTTTACTTCTAAATCAGAATTGAGGGCTTCTTTTAACAGCAACCATAGAAAACTATTTACTCTGAGAATTTGGTGTGATCAAGTAACTACCCAAGCAAAATACtttaaggactgggaactactcCAAAGATTTCAAAGGTACATACAGCGTAAATGTCTACCACATTTCGAGGATTAGCATGTACGACGGGTGACCCAACGAGCTTCgatattttttcttcaatactAATGACCGCTTCTACGCACTAATAAATATCGTACAGGGAATTTGTCTCGGCATCAAcgaacaagaaagaaaacttttcGCATCAGATCTGTTAAAATGAATATAGCTTTAAATTATTCGACGAGCATTAGTCCTTCGTCCGAGCGATGGGCTTAAGCTCAAAACGTTGGCTTCGTTATGTTCTGATggtgataaattaaatttcgaCTCCATCAGGACCCGatcgatgagtaggagcatgcaattcCCATACTAAGCGTATGTCACGGCACTTTTGAAGACTGATTTTCCgtgtaccttttcttttgtgaaatgaACGCAGCCAATAAGTTTCTTActtgattggtcatggcactcccagggggagtctcattccaaggaaattcgatttaaaaataaatcggtctatgaaacgCTGTGACAAGAaaatagtggagttgcatgctcctactcatcgacTCCTGGCCGCATTAATTTCTTTGGAGCCAAATTTCCGTACTTTTCTTCCCCACCGACACGACATCGTAGTATCTTTAAGAAATTCAATATTTTACGCTCTAACTCAAACTGCCTGATGTTCTTTCATTATTTAACGCTTATTTTCCAAAGCGAGTCTTCAAAATAGAGAAACTATCCAGCAATGGGACACTCTCTCATTCTGTGCCAAGTGTTGCAATTGCGTAATTCTCTCAACGCAAAACCTACAGCAAAACTGCATGCTTTAGGAGTTACTTTAGTGTTACCGATAAGTAACTAATATGAGTCGATGATGATCAGCTATGCAAAAcatatttttaactttgttaAAAAGAAGCGGCGCAGGCTTTCATATattaggccatttccgaattacctttggcctcttttttgAAAGCGGGAAATGGCGCTCATCCTTTCATacgaaaattagttttcatttgcactgattttcatatgaaagaatgagcaccaggactcacTTTCAAAAACAGGTCAAAGTTAAATCGGATATCACACAGAAAAGACAAGCTATTGCATTTTTTGAACAGAAGATATACGTAACGTTATCGGTTATCACGTGACTTGTTCGCCATGTGCTCGTGTTGCACTGCAAACCCGTTATGTTAAAACAAAGTGATATTTACGTCGtgtaaaacatttcattttacCGTAAATGAGCTGATAGTGATATGATATAACAATAATAGGTATACTCTATCTTCCACATCGGGAATCAAAGAGTGCTTGTAAGAACGTTCACAGAACCGGGAAGGAGCACTGAAAATTTGAAGCTGAACAAGTAATTAGCCAAGGAGAATATTTGAAGGATTGGAAACTAGCGCACAGATCTCGCGGTAGTTTAAAGGACGCACTGTGCTACATACGAGACAAAGCGTCACGGTTTAACTGTTGATCGAGTTGTTTAATTAacgttactgtagaccttcgaAGGCCAAAccttgtgatttttttttctttgctcataatatagctaaaacatcgatttaaagtttggtcaaaaaaataagttaaaattatttaagGATCGCAAGATATTGGGGAAAAACTaatttggagaagagttaataaatAACTAACTCATCTACAATGTGGATTTTACGCGGGAAATCTTATGTGGGACTTCAattaaaaacatttgcatattttatttacaatgcAAGCTGCgctgtttcgcgttgtttgggCCGTTGGTATCGAAGATTTTTGTAGAGTCCGTGAAAACTGACATTATGAATCCATCGAAAAGACAGACGACGCCTTGGACAAAATCTAGTTTATCGCCTCAATCAGTATTCGACGATGTTCGATTGAgactagaaaacttcccgcAAATTCAATGGCCTgtttttgttgcgagccgttCGGGGAGTCCGAACCTTATCAATGCGCaagtgtgaggcttttttgacaTTCCAtatattttcccttttacgTGCTgtcaatttacgaagatccgcaaatacTCAATTCGCCAATTTCCAAATTGgtttttctcggcaaccaatcggaatatcaaaaaagcctcacacacttttgtagtctagcacctactgattgacattatACAGTTTCTTTGGTCgtacgtgcgagcaggaaggcaggtaatttattttagcaaatagtgtcaattttatgtttgaaggcttgcacgaGCTTACTAataaatcaaatccaaaaagaTAATTACTTCTTCTCATTCTAAATTAtattagctttacgatgatatagacttttctatggttataataTAAGAGACGtgcatgcgaatgattcttcggaggacacccctgaaggtctactgTGACCTTAGTTGTCTTCTCCAGTACTAACGCAGCTCATACATACTATATATAATAAAACATCGTTAAGAATTTGTTTTGGCTCCTGTCAGAGTGAAGACTACTCCGAACATGCCTGCTTCATATCTTCACGAGCTCTATATTACTAATGCTTGCTTTAAAATGGAAATAATTATGGCATAACCTTATGTCCTAGCGGCCAGCTTGCCTAAATTGCGAATCGGTATGGGAGTGTAATTTTCTTAGCGCAGGAGAAAGAGGTGATATAAATGCTCATTCGAGATAAAAAGTAGAAAATGAAATGGAACTTTTGCTTCCAATCCATTTTCAGGATTAAAAGGTTGTTTTAATTAACAGTGTTTCAAGTAACACAAAGAAAAATTCTTACTTGCATATGTCAGCAGGCTAGCAGAATACTTTACAAATTAGAATCTCCTCCAAAGAACTCTAGACCggctaaatgaaaaaaaaaaaaaaagataaaaaataaacaaacaaaaaatatacaCTACTCTTTTTGTACAATTGTTAACATTTTTGATTGATAACTCGATAGTTTTATCTATGGCCATTTTAAACAGTAACTACACCTCCTTGATACTGTGAACGTCGCTAAGAAATCGACTCAGCGAAAGAAACTTCCATCAAATCCAGCTAAAACAGAAGACAGCGTTAAAGCTTATGTGACACGAAATTTAACGGGAAAAATTGCTGTCAACTCTAAACTGAGACAAGAAAtgctttacattttttttcttcaaaaatttgATGTTTTGGTCCAAGAATACCAAGACAAACCCTCCTTTAAATGTTCTTGCTTTACCAGAATTCAAACTTGAAACCAACGAAGGAGAATTGCTTAAGTTTGACCTCACTCAAGAGGTTCTTACCGTAATTATGGAGAAAGTTAACCACCGCCagctaaaaatttaatatttattttattttaattgtttttttttttaccaaatagaCCCCTTAAACGaactattttttaaaaatattatgaaatTGCAGCGAGACCttttatgataatttatttccacccttttttttttttttttttccttttgagtttctttaaaaaagatCCCTCAGTAGAGGGATTTATACAAAtaaaagggagtttaagcaaccacgacgacgacggcaacaaaaaccccacaaatttgcatatttgacaatggaaaacagtatttttgcacgctttgcacgtgcatttttcattttttgacaatttgtagacgttctcgttctttctacgacgtgaaatgacctgttttgctgttgtgtggacgacgtgagcatatgatgacaaatgttcaattttgtcttcttatgtcccaagcggtGGTTCGAAATTAATTCCACgacagttagaagacatttttcaagcacaaTGACTTTCAATAATTggaaaatgattgcagaaaagcaaagttacattttcagatgacgttctcgcttccgtcgacgtcgtgtttgcttaagctccctaaagtCCTAACTAATAGTTTTCAATTTAATTCATTAGCGCCGCTCTTCCCTGGCACTTTATCAAGCTCTCCCGGTCTTTCAATTTGTCTTTCCTTTCTTCTCTCTCCTTTCCTGTCAATATTCCATTCTTTAGACAAAGGATGGAAAATGAGAACCTAGCACgaatttgctgttgtttttattCAAGTATTATATCTTTTGAAGATAGAAACAACCATTTTACTTTTTTAACAAGAATTTATTAAGGACAAAATTATTCATACCTTTTGACCGAGGCTCTATTTCCCTTCGTCAATAATTAGTAGCAATTTTAATAGAAAACTATTTGTAAAGACAACTAGGTCTGGTCATGCAACTAAGCAAAGCATGATACTTGAAGGATTGAGATGTAATCCAAATATCGCTGAAGGGCAGTTTAAAGAACATATACCATACTAGGTAACATCACGAGGCATAAAGTACATTAGTAGTGATCCATTAGATAAGTTTTATCAAATACCTTCTCCAATGCTAATGACAGGTCCTACATGCTAAGAAACACATTCATAACtgagaaacaagaaattttAGTCAGCACCGACTTTAAATTATTTCCTATGATACAAAATTTCACGCGGAAGTTGATTGAACGGTCGTCTTTATTACGGACTAAAAGAAAAGATCAGTATGACGCTTAAACTTTAGGAGagaacaaaatttatttcatttatcatCGTCCTAATGTTTTAGGTCATTTGTTggtataacaacaaaaaaagatacTTACATAAAGTTGTTGCGCTTCGACACACTCTAACGTAGAGCAGCAAAAATTAGTCTCCCAAAAATTGACATTACCATCATACTAATTTGAAGGCAACGAGACAGCTGCAAATCCTCCTTTGAATCTATTATTTTGAATACGACAAATGAATAAGCTAGAACTCAGTCGTTTTCAATTATAACTAATGCATTTTGTCAATTCCTTGCTTGAcaactaataaaaataaaacctAATGACTTTTTTAACTTCGGGCCTTTGATCtataatacttttttttcatCATGAAGCGTACAATGGCAAGTGACCATTTAAAAACCGTCTCGAGTAACTGACCCCGACCATTAGCATAAACAGCCACCGGCGGACAATAGCCAGCTAGGGAATTGAagcttgcgattattccatgttgatcaagTTGTAAAAAATAGGCGAACTTTCGCTTGCTTgatacgaatggttttcatgtaaagccAAAGAGTGAGAGATTTACTGTTGAGAGCTCGcgttgttgtcagaacctcaaatatgaaaatttcacgtagtcgtttggcagactacgtcaaaacattgcaccaaaaagcgtgccgtacgtgcagcacgattatttttcttcattcagccaatgaaatcactgatttgtggtgttgtcgttgacgttgccgtcgtgaAATcctaaactccctaatagcttTCGCGTTGACGACGGCAAGGACAAAGTAAACgtcacttgttttgtttttgtctctttgcttgtttgtttttttttttcttgtggggGACTGTTCTGaagtgcgtgcagcacgtgcagcgcAATTTTCTCGACTTACCAATCAAGTTTTCATTATTGGCGCTGTCATTTCAGATCCCGCTATTGATGCAAACAAACACTCCTCTCATACTGCTGCATCACAGTACGTATGTTGACTACAGATACCCGCTTTGAATTTTGATGCTATAGTTATCAGCGCGTTTTTTTAAAGGAGAAATAtaaaattggataaaagaaAAGCTTTACAGCACCCTTCACGCTTACCGCTACCATTTATTAATACTATCCTTCGTTTAGCTGTCATGTTCTGATGATGCAACTTAGAAAAAAACGAATCCCAGATCTTCCACTTGTGGAATAAAGTATACTTCAATCGACGttaaaacaacaacaccaaTTACCTTCTCAACACA
Above is a genomic segment from Acropora muricata isolate sample 2 chromosome 1, ASM3666990v1, whole genome shotgun sequence containing:
- the LOC136919231 gene encoding substance-K receptor-like, which codes for MQMANNSQQNHTTPFSRWFSASECIAWLTVIGMEALVIVTFNALTIIVYLKERSLRKRSMYLVINQAVADLFVAGSAIIEFWFLGRDCSIWTDNRLSLTSFISTHFILWFFFTASLINLGAISLERTHATFRPFQHPFIKKKIFGFVVAVIWITAGLLATSLALIITLQPQNPEPLRIFYTSYFSFFLFCNLIIVVSYSSVAIKIVCGTQPHHHGATSRERKLTKTLFIVTVVSLVLTLPVTILMIRERALFTSTMISRRTYYWLNYSFLFLFYSNSLVNPVLYTFRMPEFRRALFSFLQCRSQPQAALVFPLNEMV